The DNA sequence GGATAGCAACGAACCAGAGGATCCCTGTTGAAATCAATGATCTCATAATGAGACAACTTCTTTAGTAATAGTTCGTATTTTGTAATCCACCATGGGAGCATGTCACTTATAAGAAACTGAACTTCCCCATTGAATTTATGCGACGTTATGTATAGGGGGATTATCAGATCAGTGGTTTCATGGAAGAAGTTGCCCATATAACCACCAGTCGCAAAGATGATTGCTGGAACTGAGCTCTTGATGTCACATTTCGGAACATCTTCATTGTTACTCAAATAGCCTACTGACATTTCAGTAACACGAGATAATGCAGCAAGATCTCCCTTCCGAGGATGAGGCTTTACCCGCCATGATTCCTGCAGTTCTGTAGTGTTCCGATTTGAGGAAGTTATAAAGAAGATGGAGGAAGAGTTTGCATGGATCCTGATATCACCCTCCATGTCACAAATATCTGCTCTTCTGTCAGAAGTGTCACACAAGGGCTTTCTCTGTAAATTCTCATTTTGGTTCACTATGTCTGCAAATGAAAGTTAGGAGTTAAAATTCGATTGAAAAAGCTTGCCAGAAGACTTTGCATAACAAATTCAGTTCTGATGTTATTATGTCAATCACCATTTAATGAGTCCTACgagtatttagcttgttgaatagcTTTCCAACATTTGTACTTCTCTTCATACTTCAGCTAAAGATAAATTAATAGTATCAAAAAAATGAAATCGTGTTATTGCCCTTTTTGTTTGACCATTGCTATATACATATGAGAACATAAAGCTTTTGTAGTATTGTAGATTTATCTCCTCCGTAGTCCATTCTACGCCATCAACTCAATTGATTTTTTTGCAAATTCTATTGTGGTGCTTGCCTTGTGCCTATATTGCATCTTTGTTTCCTCAGCTTAACTGGTAGGTATGCCAAAACGTCCATCATTTAAATAAAAGTTTTTTCCAAGAGGACTGATGAGCTCATTAAATTAGCATAAAACAGAGAAGATTCCAAGGACACATTCTCAAATGCATTATACAAAGAGTTGTGATTGCTTATAAACTCCAGTAATGGAGCCAAAACAAAGCACCCATTTTGTCTTTAAGCTGAATTCAACACGGTAAAAGGTGTGATCCTAATTCAGTTCTAATATTCTCTTTATCAGATATGATCAAAGATACATAAAACTAACATATCCGGATCCTCCTACCAAATCGTTTCGGTTCTTGCTTAAAGTCAGCGTCTATCTGGATCTTGCTTGTATTAAAACCTTATGAAGCACCCTGATTTCTGGTACTTCCTGGTCTTCATTGCAAACCAAGGTTCTGTTAAGCCTAAATAGGTTCATGCTAAAAATGGCCTCAATCGGCCTTGGATGTTCAAAGAACATGCGTTTTTCTACACTCTGTGTTTGAAATTTCTACCAATGCAAGTGAAAAATGTTCATCTTTGAAGTTCACTTTCACACTAGAAAGCAGCATTGAGCAATCATCAAGCTCAGTCAGATGTGCTTGGAAATTTGCCATTTCTAAAAGGGAAAGAATTCCTTAGAATTACATAAACATCTAATTGTTAGTCCCAGAGCAAGAGAAATTGCACAAGTAACACTTTCTTGGTGCCTTTTCTGGAGTAAATGATGCAGGGGGTGAGAGTCCCCACCTCCCAGATCTGGGTGTGCCCAGCAATAATTTGAGCCGAGAAGACACAAAACAAAAGGCTTACCCGGGTTCTGAGGATTGAAATTTTCATGCGCCCCAGGAACAGGAGAAGCTGCGTGAGATGACAGCCAAGAGTTCACTGCAGAAACAAGGAAGACAAGAACCTGAATAATAACAACCACTACTACCACGACCATGtgagtgaaagagagagagaggcaggcgACTTACAACTGGGAAAGGAGACAAAAGAGCCTGCGGACACAACAAGAAGGGCCATGGAGATGAGGAAGCATCCTGTGAAGATGACAAAACTCAGGGTCTGAGGTTCCACTCTGCTGAAGCTCCTCAACAAGTTCGCGTTGCTCCC is a window from the Musa acuminata AAA Group cultivar baxijiao chromosome BXJ2-1, Cavendish_Baxijiao_AAA, whole genome shotgun sequence genome containing:
- the LOC135598752 gene encoding alpha-1,3-arabinosyltransferase XAT2-like, whose amino-acid sequence is MGSNANLLRSFSRVEPQTLSFVIFTGCFLISMALLVVSAGSFVSFPSLNSWLSSHAASPVPGAHENFNPQNPDIVNQNENLQRKPLCDTSDRRADICDMEGDIRIHANSSSIFFITSSNRNTTELQESWRVKPHPRKGDLAALSRVTEMSVGYLSNNEDVPKCDIKSSVPAIIFATGGYMGNFFHETTDLIIPLYITSHKFNGEVQFLISDMLPWWITKYELLLKKLSHYEIIDFNRDPLVRCYPRVIVGITFHRDMSIDPARSGGVTMFDFGQFIRSTYSLKKERAIKLGANQDKKPRLLIISRKRTRKFTNVDEIARMAEWEGFEPVVSEIKENQSLVEFAHTVNSCDAMLGVHGAGLTNLIFLPTNAVVIQVVPLGGLETFCWADYGVPTLEMKMRYLQYSISITESSLVGRYGITDPVVTNPKVVLDQKDGWRNWTSIYFFNQDVRLDVGRFRSVLTHARELLHQ